Proteins encoded within one genomic window of Hahella chejuensis KCTC 2396:
- the cheY gene encoding chemotaxis response regulator CheY: MDKNMKILVVDDFSTMRRIIKNLLRDLGFTNTDEADDGSTALPMLKTGKFDFLVTDWNMPGMTGIELLQAVRADESLKNLPVLMVTAEAKRDQIVAAAQAGVNGYVVKPFTAAVLKEKIEKIFERIDS, from the coding sequence TTGGACAAGAACATGAAAATCCTCGTTGTAGATGACTTTTCAACAATGAGGCGGATTATTAAAAACCTGCTTCGGGATTTGGGCTTCACCAATACCGATGAAGCGGATGACGGGTCCACCGCGCTGCCGATGTTAAAAACCGGGAAGTTTGATTTTCTGGTCACGGACTGGAATATGCCTGGAATGACGGGAATCGAATTACTCCAGGCTGTTCGCGCCGATGAGAGTCTGAAAAACCTGCCGGTGCTCATGGTGACGGCGGAAGCCAAACGGGATCAGATTGTCGCAGCGGCGCAGGCGGGTGTTAACGGGTATGTGGTGAAGCCGTTTACTGCGGCCGTGTTGAAGGAAAAGATAGAAAAAATCTTCGAGCGGATCGACTCCTAA